A single Bosea sp. PAMC 26642 DNA region contains:
- a CDS encoding SGNH/GDSL hydrolase family protein, protein MKGSLALWIAAMAWMCSTAVAQTVPPMPQNEAAPGCMTGTGVATTEIRLPQIGNALANKRKITILTIGASAASRTPSRDYYDIIERYLERAFKGLNVEILDRGVSGELVRDAAERIKLEVALDSVDLVLWQVGTFDALARVAPEEIAQTLAETAKWLRAHKIDLVFVGLHYVRSLETDAIYQAIREAVRRVAVEQGVLRIGRYEAGEALAKARSGASVDDFDATSSGYACMAEAVANALAAGLFGKMPLDQLR, encoded by the coding sequence ATGAAGGGCTCGCTCGCGCTCTGGATCGCCGCCATGGCCTGGATGTGCAGCACGGCCGTGGCGCAAACGGTTCCGCCCATGCCGCAAAACGAGGCCGCGCCAGGCTGCATGACCGGCACCGGCGTTGCAACAACCGAAATCCGATTGCCGCAGATCGGCAACGCCCTGGCCAACAAGCGCAAGATCACCATTCTCACGATCGGAGCCTCGGCCGCCAGCCGTACGCCGTCGAGAGACTATTACGACATCATCGAGCGCTATCTTGAACGGGCGTTCAAGGGCCTGAACGTCGAAATCCTCGACCGGGGCGTCTCGGGTGAATTAGTCCGCGATGCGGCAGAGCGGATCAAGCTCGAGGTTGCGCTGGACAGTGTCGACCTTGTCCTCTGGCAAGTCGGCACATTCGATGCTCTTGCGCGGGTCGCGCCGGAGGAGATCGCGCAGACCCTTGCGGAGACGGCAAAATGGCTTCGGGCCCACAAAATCGATCTGGTTTTTGTCGGCCTACACTATGTTCGCAGCCTGGAGACCGACGCGATCTACCAAGCCATTAGAGAAGCCGTACGGCGGGTCGCCGTTGAGCAGGGCGTTCTGCGAATTGGACGCTATGAAGCCGGAGAGGCGCTCGCCAAGGCACGATCGGGGGCATCCGTCGACGACTTCGACGCCACCAGTTCCGGATATGCCTGCATGGCTGAAGCGGTTGCCAATGCGCTTGCCGCAGGCCTTTTTGGTAAGATGCCCCTTGACCAACTCAGGTGA
- a CDS encoding OpgC family protein, translating into MRQPNAVDFWRGFALITIFINHVPGLFYERFTHRNISLSDSADLFVFLAGWGLRYAVGRADSEVPHKQVVMRVLGRAVTLYAAQAMIVLVAIAMLGATARGLDNPLILEWINAAPIFYNPADAHLGLAMLSLQLGYFDILPLYIVLMMMAPAMVLVHRSAPNWLLPISLALYLLAIVLRINLPTWPTRGQWFFNPLCWQLVFVLGFTLARERGPGRIVREHLHLIRLLALPIILGCGVMMWFSLWPDPTKVPSPRLLFLVSKTYVTPLRLIQFLALVALFSAVYPFIVRHTGRVVGGLALLGRNSLHVFCVGSLLSLLAQIVRVSVGASILLDTVIMLVGISLLGFTAWLSEWRDRLGGKPA; encoded by the coding sequence ATGCGCCAGCCTAACGCAGTTGATTTCTGGCGCGGCTTTGCTCTGATCACGATATTCATCAATCACGTTCCTGGACTGTTTTACGAGCGGTTCACGCATCGCAACATTTCACTTTCCGATTCCGCTGACCTGTTCGTGTTCCTTGCGGGCTGGGGCTTGCGCTACGCGGTGGGGCGAGCCGATAGCGAAGTACCCCACAAGCAGGTCGTCATGCGTGTCCTAGGCCGGGCGGTGACGCTCTACGCTGCGCAGGCAATGATCGTCCTCGTCGCAATCGCTATGTTGGGCGCGACCGCGCGCGGACTCGACAACCCGCTGATCCTCGAATGGATCAACGCCGCGCCGATCTTCTACAATCCGGCAGACGCCCATCTCGGGCTGGCGATGTTGAGTCTGCAACTAGGCTATTTTGACATCCTGCCCCTGTATATTGTGCTGATGATGATGGCGCCGGCGATGGTGCTGGTTCACCGGTCGGCACCCAACTGGCTGCTACCAATCTCGCTCGCGCTCTACCTGCTCGCGATCGTTCTGCGGATCAATCTGCCAACATGGCCGACCCGAGGCCAGTGGTTCTTCAACCCGTTATGCTGGCAGCTCGTTTTCGTGCTCGGCTTTACCCTGGCCCGGGAGCGTGGCCCAGGTCGGATCGTCCGTGAACATCTCCACCTTATTCGACTTCTGGCGTTGCCGATCATCCTGGGGTGCGGCGTCATGATGTGGTTCAGTTTGTGGCCCGACCCGACCAAGGTGCCATCCCCACGGCTGCTTTTCCTGGTAAGCAAAACCTACGTGACGCCGTTGCGTCTGATCCAGTTCCTGGCGCTGGTTGCGCTCTTCTCAGCCGTCTATCCATTTATTGTGCGACACACAGGCCGTGTGGTCGGGGGCCTCGCACTCCTAGGCCGGAACTCACTACATGTTTTCTGCGTCGGATCATTGCTGAGCCTGTTGGCCCAGATCGTGCGCGTATCGGTGGGAGCGAGCATCCTGCTCGACACGGTCATCATGCTTGTTGGTATATCGCTACTGGGATTTACTGCATGGTTGTCGGAATGGCGCGATCGCTTGGGGGGTAAACCAGCATGA
- a CDS encoding cytochrome c biogenesis CcdA family protein has product MMGTAALALLAGLLSTLSPCVLPLLPIVLGTAVSQHRFGPVALAAGLALSFVTIGLFVATIGFSIGLDGGLFRLAAAIVLMLIGLVLVTPRLQAQVALAAGPVGNWAEQRFGGISGSGLSGQFAVGLLLGAVWAPCVGPTLGAASVLAAQGENLGQVALTMVVFGIGAALPLLLLGFLSREAILRWRGRMLSAGQGSKIVMGAVLIATGLLIVTGFDKIVEAYLVENSPAWLTNLTTRI; this is encoded by the coding sequence ATCATGGGCACTGCCGCGCTCGCGCTGCTGGCTGGCTTACTCTCGACGCTGTCGCCCTGCGTTCTACCGCTCTTGCCGATCGTGCTCGGCACGGCGGTTTCGCAGCATAGGTTTGGGCCGGTAGCGCTCGCTGCCGGCCTGGCCTTGTCCTTTGTCACCATCGGTTTGTTCGTCGCCACGATTGGCTTCTCGATCGGGCTCGACGGCGGCTTATTCCGGCTTGCGGCCGCGATCGTGTTGATGCTGATCGGCCTCGTGCTGGTGACGCCCAGGCTGCAGGCGCAGGTCGCGCTCGCGGCCGGCCCGGTCGGCAACTGGGCCGAACAGCGCTTTGGCGGAATATCCGGCTCCGGCTTGTCCGGCCAGTTCGCCGTCGGGCTCCTGCTTGGCGCGGTCTGGGCTCCTTGCGTTGGCCCGACGCTTGGCGCAGCTTCGGTGCTAGCAGCGCAGGGCGAGAATCTGGGGCAGGTCGCGCTGACAATGGTGGTGTTCGGCATCGGCGCGGCACTGCCGCTTCTGTTGCTCGGCTTTCTCTCGCGCGAAGCGATACTGCGCTGGCGAGGTAGGATGCTGAGCGCTGGACAGGGCTCCAAGATCGTGATGGGCGCTGTCCTGATCGCCACCGGTCTCCTGATTGTGACGGGCTTCGACAAAATCGTAGAGGCCTATCTGGTCGAAAACTCGCCGGCTTGGCTGACCAACCTCACCACCCGCATCTGA
- a CDS encoding AAA family ATPase encodes MTKDDYDFQFADAGLKARVVRAKRANSQKATEISAEVPSVKAEPALPDDSSRFASVVDLPAVLQQIEIAYGREYLGDLEAEHGYVPPNLQSDEQVRIDRLKAIYHDPRGPLRPLLFGSDAFRSRLDIVRQGCPAFTAIVDLVDRSVALSQRTGAPVSVPPILVAGPPGIGKTHFAKTLSAALGVAMHPLQFSTNGDAQQLVAGHPTSWRGARMGVMTEALYKGDTASPVFLGDEIDKLVTHWSEKPYNVLLNVFEPENSRALLDEYLRVPFNLAHSIFIATANDVSLLPDFIVDRLLVFEISPPTGNQLIAVARLICEVAVAELGQTVTMPSDQVLARLARANPRRIARIVRLAFGYAAAAGRDHIVFADADAADAICGGPNEKPRIGFLPSQPAAQQGERAGLGRNPPKDGPTKRTLDRKE; translated from the coding sequence ATGACCAAAGACGACTACGACTTCCAGTTCGCGGACGCGGGGCTCAAGGCGCGAGTCGTAAGAGCGAAGCGCGCAAACTCACAAAAGGCGACCGAAATTTCCGCCGAAGTACCTTCGGTCAAGGCTGAGCCAGCGCTGCCCGACGATTCATCGCGCTTCGCCTCGGTGGTCGACCTCCCCGCCGTCCTGCAACAGATCGAAATCGCCTATGGGCGTGAGTACCTCGGTGATCTTGAAGCCGAACACGGCTATGTTCCCCCGAACCTGCAGAGTGACGAGCAGGTGCGCATCGATCGCTTGAAGGCGATCTACCACGATCCTCGGGGCCCACTCAGGCCGCTCCTGTTCGGATCCGACGCGTTTCGCTCCCGGCTCGACATCGTCCGGCAGGGCTGCCCGGCTTTCACCGCGATCGTCGATCTCGTCGACCGCAGCGTCGCGTTGTCCCAGCGTACCGGGGCGCCGGTTTCCGTCCCGCCCATCCTTGTTGCCGGTCCCCCGGGGATCGGGAAGACCCACTTCGCCAAGACCCTATCTGCAGCGTTGGGTGTTGCCATGCACCCTCTTCAGTTCTCGACGAACGGCGACGCTCAGCAACTCGTGGCTGGGCACCCGACCTCCTGGCGCGGAGCACGCATGGGCGTGATGACCGAAGCCCTCTACAAGGGCGACACCGCCTCCCCCGTCTTCCTCGGAGACGAAATCGACAAGCTGGTCACTCACTGGTCGGAGAAGCCCTACAACGTGCTTCTGAACGTCTTCGAGCCCGAAAACAGCCGCGCCCTCCTCGACGAATATCTGCGAGTTCCATTCAACCTGGCTCATAGCATCTTCATCGCGACGGCAAACGACGTCTCGCTCCTACCGGACTTCATCGTCGATCGGCTGTTGGTGTTCGAGATCTCCCCGCCGACGGGGAACCAGCTCATCGCGGTCGCGCGCCTGATCTGCGAGGTGGCAGTGGCCGAGCTGGGGCAGACCGTCACCATGCCCAGCGACCAGGTGCTGGCGCGGCTGGCCCGCGCGAACCCGCGACGGATCGCACGCATCGTCCGGCTGGCTTTCGGCTATGCCGCCGCGGCCGGGCGAGACCACATCGTGTTCGCCGATGCCGACGCCGCCGACGCCATCTGCGGTGGGCCTAACGAAAAACCCCGCATCGGATTCCTTCCGTCGCAGCCTGCTGCCCAGCAGGGAGAGCGCGCGGGGCTCGGTCGGAACCCGCCGAAGGACGGTCCAACCAAGCGGACACTCGATCGGAAGGAATAA
- a CDS encoding cation:proton antiporter encodes MLSAFDLIAILIVLTAIFGWLNHVFIGLPHAIGLLVLGLASSLILIGLEVALPNISLYDDLRRLLRQIDFQEAVLNGMLAFLLFAGALHVNLAILKSRAWAVGLMATVGVVISTGVVGVGFWWLSALLGAPVPLAWSLVFGALISPTDPVAVLSTLKSVSVPKTLEADMAGESLFNDGVGVVIFTVIVAIAAGASNGAVEVTQVAHLFVFEALGGAILGLITGYVAYRATRAIDDYPIETLISLALVMGTYALASKLHMSGQIAVVVAGILIGNQGPRDAMSDETQRYLFAFWTLIDEVLNSVLFLLIGLEVLVLSFDRIFLWPALCVIPLVLLARFLAVSIPVMALSSRTEFVKGTIPILTWGGLRGGISIALALSLPTVAEKPILLAATYAAVIFTIVVQGLSLRAVVERFSGPR; translated from the coding sequence ATGCTCTCCGCTTTCGACCTCATTGCCATCCTGATCGTCCTGACCGCCATCTTCGGCTGGCTGAACCACGTCTTCATCGGACTTCCGCACGCCATCGGCCTGCTTGTGTTGGGGCTGGCTTCGTCGTTGATCCTCATCGGGCTCGAGGTCGCCTTGCCGAATATCTCGCTTTACGATGATTTGCGGCGCCTGCTTCGGCAGATCGATTTCCAGGAGGCGGTCCTCAACGGGATGCTGGCATTTCTGCTGTTTGCCGGCGCGCTCCACGTCAATCTCGCCATTCTCAAAAGCCGGGCCTGGGCCGTCGGTTTGATGGCAACCGTCGGCGTGGTGATCTCGACAGGCGTCGTCGGCGTCGGCTTCTGGTGGCTGTCGGCTCTCCTTGGAGCACCGGTTCCTCTCGCCTGGTCGCTGGTCTTTGGCGCCCTGATCAGTCCGACCGACCCGGTCGCGGTCCTGAGCACGCTCAAATCGGTCAGCGTTCCCAAGACGCTCGAAGCCGATATGGCCGGAGAATCGCTCTTCAACGATGGCGTCGGTGTCGTGATCTTCACGGTGATCGTCGCGATCGCGGCAGGTGCGAGCAACGGTGCCGTCGAGGTCACGCAGGTCGCGCATCTATTCGTCTTCGAGGCGCTCGGCGGCGCCATCCTAGGCCTCATCACGGGCTATGTCGCCTATCGCGCCACGCGCGCGATCGACGACTACCCGATCGAGACTCTGATCTCGCTGGCGCTGGTGATGGGCACGTACGCCCTGGCATCGAAGCTTCACATGAGCGGGCAGATCGCCGTCGTGGTCGCCGGCATCCTGATCGGCAACCAAGGCCCACGCGATGCGATGAGCGACGAGACGCAGCGCTATCTCTTTGCGTTCTGGACCCTGATCGACGAGGTCCTGAATTCGGTCCTCTTCCTGCTGATCGGCCTGGAGGTCCTGGTCCTCAGCTTTGACCGGATATTCCTCTGGCCCGCGCTCTGCGTCATTCCGCTCGTGCTGCTGGCGCGTTTCCTGGCCGTATCAATCCCGGTCATGGCGCTAAGCTCGCGCACTGAATTCGTAAAGGGAACGATCCCCATTCTGACCTGGGGCGGCTTGCGCGGCGGCATCTCGATCGCGTTGGCGCTGTCGCTTCCTACCGTTGCCGAGAAGCCGATCCTGCTTGCCGCGACCTACGCGGCCGTTATCTTCACGATCGTCGTCCAAGGCTTGAGCTTGAGAGCTGTCGTCGAGCGGTTCTCAGGGCCGCGCTGA
- the nhaA gene encoding Na+/H+ antiporter NhaA: MTRSFSTFREFLRNEAAGGLVLMGAALLALVVANSPLAPTYFSALKAYIGPLSLLHWINDALMAVFFLLVGLEIKREVVDGQLSTWSRRTLPGVAALGGMIVPGIIYVAFNRADPSALRGWAIPAATDIAFALGVLSLLGSRVPTSLKVFLAALAIIDDLGAVIIIAIFYTAQLNVYALLGALFVFGILRALNTFGYDRLPLYLAFGVVLWVLVLLSGIHATIAGVVLALMIPIVPTPAKPEAALDISPLHRLEHALHVPVAFVIVPIFGFANAGVSFIGLTPAVLGDTLAVGVAAGLLFGKLFGVFGAVTLLVRAGWADLPAHATWPQMLGVSLLCGIGFTMSLFIGLLAFDDPSMQDRVKYGILVGSLLAGMTGYLVLRTQRQRRNA; the protein is encoded by the coding sequence ATGACCCGGTCCTTTTCAACATTTCGCGAATTCCTGCGCAATGAGGCGGCCGGCGGCCTGGTCCTCATGGGCGCGGCGCTGTTGGCGCTAGTCGTTGCGAATTCGCCGTTAGCACCGACCTACTTCTCCGCGCTCAAGGCCTATATCGGCCCTCTTAGCTTGCTCCATTGGATCAACGATGCCCTGATGGCAGTCTTCTTCCTGCTCGTGGGGCTCGAGATCAAGCGCGAGGTCGTCGACGGCCAACTTTCGACGTGGAGCCGCAGAACACTTCCCGGTGTCGCTGCGCTGGGCGGCATGATCGTTCCTGGTATCATCTACGTCGCCTTCAATCGTGCCGACCCTTCAGCGCTACGCGGCTGGGCCATTCCTGCGGCAACGGACATCGCATTTGCCTTGGGCGTGCTATCCCTACTTGGATCTCGAGTGCCGACGTCCCTCAAGGTCTTTCTGGCGGCTCTGGCCATCATAGACGACCTCGGCGCCGTCATCATCATCGCCATCTTCTATACGGCTCAATTGAACGTCTACGCACTCCTCGGCGCACTGTTCGTATTTGGAATCCTGAGGGCGCTGAACACCTTCGGTTACGACCGGCTGCCACTCTACCTCGCATTCGGCGTCGTGTTGTGGGTGTTGGTATTACTGTCCGGTATCCACGCCACCATCGCAGGCGTCGTGCTCGCCCTGATGATTCCAATCGTGCCGACGCCCGCCAAGCCCGAAGCGGCTCTAGACATCTCGCCGCTGCACCGCCTTGAGCATGCGCTCCACGTCCCCGTGGCTTTCGTCATCGTCCCGATTTTTGGGTTCGCTAATGCGGGCGTCTCTTTTATTGGTCTGACACCTGCGGTGCTCGGCGACACGCTTGCGGTGGGCGTGGCCGCCGGCCTTCTTTTTGGCAAACTGTTCGGCGTCTTCGGCGCGGTGACACTGCTTGTGAGGGCAGGATGGGCAGACCTCCCCGCGCACGCGACATGGCCTCAGATGCTGGGTGTCTCGCTGCTATGCGGCATTGGCTTCACGATGAGCCTTTTTATTGGCCTGCTCGCCTTTGATGACCCGTCCATGCAGGATCGCGTGAAATACGGAATCCTCGTCGGATCCTTGCTAGCAGGCATGACCGGCTATCTGGTCCTTCGCACACAACGACAGAGGAGAAATGCATGA
- a CDS encoding IS110 family transposase: protein MNRTTSNTEAELTVVGIDIGKDVFHLVGFDGNGKLAFRRKIRRLALEETFKTLPGCIVGMEACLSAHFVARTLRRLGHEPRIIPAKYAKPFAKGQKNDYNDAEAIAEAALRPNLRVVREKTQDELDLQAYHRIRSRLVSRRTATVNQIRAFLIEQGIAIRPGLRALRASLFDILKNRADEISPRMSDLIVGLYEDWLWLDKRIETITAEIEKIAAEQAACARLMSIPGVGPIISTALVAAIGDGEAFDRGRDFGAWLGLVPRQYSTGGRTVLGRISKQGNTYLRMLFIQAAKVIIMRPHNWEKFSFGTWLKEAAPRLHRNKLATALANKLARISWSVLRNGRSFDAHGEAVAI from the coding sequence ATGAACAGGACGACCTCGAACACCGAAGCAGAGCTTACCGTTGTCGGCATCGACATTGGCAAAGACGTTTTTCACCTTGTCGGCTTCGACGGGAACGGCAAGCTTGCCTTCCGACGCAAGATCCGGCGCTTGGCGCTGGAGGAGACCTTCAAGACCCTCCCAGGCTGCATCGTCGGGATGGAGGCGTGCCTGAGCGCTCATTTCGTCGCCCGAACACTGCGCAGGCTCGGCCACGAACCCCGCATCATTCCGGCAAAATATGCCAAGCCCTTCGCGAAGGGACAGAAGAACGACTACAACGATGCCGAAGCGATCGCGGAGGCCGCGCTGCGACCGAACCTGCGGGTGGTGCGGGAGAAGACGCAGGACGAACTGGACCTGCAAGCCTATCATCGTATCCGGTCGCGCCTGGTCTCGCGCCGGACCGCAACGGTCAACCAGATTCGGGCTTTCCTCATCGAGCAGGGCATCGCCATCCGCCCCGGCTTGCGAGCCCTGCGCGCCTCGCTCTTCGATATCCTGAAGAACCGTGCCGATGAGATCTCGCCTCGCATGAGCGATCTGATCGTCGGCCTCTATGAAGACTGGCTGTGGCTCGACAAGCGGATCGAGACGATCACCGCCGAGATCGAGAAGATCGCAGCCGAGCAGGCCGCGTGCGCTCGGCTCATGAGTATTCCGGGCGTCGGGCCGATCATCTCGACGGCGCTGGTCGCCGCGATCGGCGATGGTGAAGCCTTCGACCGAGGCCGCGATTTCGGCGCCTGGCTCGGTCTCGTCCCGCGGCAATACAGCACCGGCGGCAGAACCGTGCTCGGGCGCATCTCCAAACAGGGCAACACCTATCTCAGAATGCTGTTCATCCAGGCCGCGAAGGTCATCATCATGAGACCGCATAACTGGGAGAAGTTCAGCTTCGGAACCTGGTTGAAGGAAGCGGCTCCGCGGCTTCACCGCAACAAGCTGGCAACGGCCCTCGCCAACAAGCTCGCTCGCATCAGCTGGAGCGTTCTGCGCAACGGCAGGTCGTTCGACGCGCACGGGGAGGCTGTCGCCATCTAG
- a CDS encoding thioredoxin family protein, with product MSLTRRNLGLAAVALASLASASSAVAFSAKAPFDVKAFEAAQAAGESILVEISAPWCPTCKAQKPIILSLGSKPEFATLTVFEVDFDSQKDVVRMLKSTMQSTLIIYKGKQEVGRSVGDTNAASIEALLKKGV from the coding sequence ATGTCCCTCACTCGACGTAATCTTGGACTTGCAGCTGTGGCTCTCGCCAGCTTGGCGTCCGCAAGTTCTGCCGTCGCCTTCTCCGCCAAGGCGCCCTTCGACGTGAAGGCATTCGAGGCTGCGCAGGCAGCCGGTGAGTCGATCCTGGTCGAGATAAGCGCGCCTTGGTGCCCTACCTGTAAGGCGCAGAAGCCCATTATTTTGAGCCTGGGCAGCAAGCCCGAATTCGCCACGCTTACGGTCTTCGAGGTCGACTTCGACAGCCAGAAGGACGTCGTGCGCATGCTCAAGTCGACGATGCAAAGCACGCTAATCATCTACAAGGGCAAGCAGGAAGTCGGGCGTTCGGTTGGCGACACCAACGCCGCCTCGATCGAGGCGCTCCTGAAAAAGGGTGTCTGA
- a CDS encoding DUF2254 domain-containing protein yields MWFRATLFSILAVATALVAIVLGPYIPSDLPTKIGADAVDNILGIIASSMLAVTTFSLSTMVSAYSAATSNVTPRATRLVMEDTTTQNVLATFVGSFLYSLVGIIALSTGAYGSTGRVVLFVVTAGVIVLIVVTLLRWIDHLSRLGRVTETTARVEKAATDAMLMRHESPFMGGQPLTEIPKAARPIYASQIGYVQHLDVGQLSKIAERGGGTIFAGATPGAFVSPTEPIAWADALEQDEQDSEIRACFTIDDVRSFDQDPRFGASVLAEIASRALSPAINDPGTAIDVIGRAVRILAIWAKPGDPEHETLFPRVHIPAIAVADLFDDLFTPIARDGAGIVEVGVRLQKTLKILSRLGPANFAENAARHSVLALKRAETALPLEQDIAVLRSLAAEIEGVS; encoded by the coding sequence ATGTGGTTTCGCGCCACGCTTTTCTCGATCCTGGCAGTTGCCACGGCGCTCGTGGCGATCGTGCTGGGTCCCTATATCCCCAGCGACCTGCCAACGAAGATCGGCGCCGACGCGGTCGACAACATTCTCGGCATCATCGCCTCGAGCATGCTGGCCGTGACCACTTTCTCGCTCAGCACGATGGTCTCCGCCTATTCGGCTGCGACCAGCAACGTCACGCCGCGCGCGACCCGGCTGGTGATGGAGGACACAACCACGCAGAACGTGCTGGCGACCTTCGTCGGCTCATTTCTCTACAGCCTGGTCGGCATCATCGCGCTCAGCACAGGGGCTTATGGCAGTACCGGTCGCGTCGTGCTGTTCGTCGTCACGGCCGGCGTCATCGTCCTGATCGTTGTGACGCTGCTGCGCTGGATCGATCACCTGTCGCGGCTCGGGCGGGTGACGGAGACCACGGCCCGCGTTGAGAAGGCTGCAACAGATGCCATGCTGATGCGCCACGAAAGCCCGTTCATGGGCGGCCAACCTCTGACCGAGATTCCGAAGGCGGCACGGCCGATCTACGCGTCGCAGATCGGCTATGTTCAGCATCTCGACGTTGGCCAGTTGTCGAAGATCGCAGAACGCGGCGGGGGCACGATTTTTGCCGGTGCCACGCCTGGTGCCTTCGTCAGCCCGACCGAGCCGATCGCCTGGGCGGACGCGCTTGAACAAGACGAGCAGGACAGCGAGATCCGCGCCTGCTTCACGATCGACGACGTCCGTTCATTCGATCAGGACCCACGCTTTGGCGCCTCGGTGCTGGCCGAGATCGCATCGCGCGCCCTGTCGCCTGCCATCAATGATCCCGGCACCGCGATCGACGTCATCGGCCGAGCTGTCCGCATACTCGCGATCTGGGCCAAACCGGGCGACCCGGAGCACGAGACGCTGTTCCCGCGGGTGCATATTCCGGCGATCGCAGTGGCCGACCTGTTCGACGACCTGTTCACGCCGATCGCGCGCGATGGCGCAGGCATCGTCGAAGTCGGGGTCAGGCTGCAAAAGACGCTTAAGATCCTGTCGCGCCTCGGTCCGGCAAACTTCGCCGAGAATGCCGCGCGGCACTCAGTGCTGGCCTTGAAGCGGGCCGAGACTGCTCTGCCCCTTGAGCAGGACATCGCTGTGCTACGCAGTCTTGCGGCAGAGATAGAAGGCGTGAGCTAG
- a CDS encoding exonuclease domain-containing protein, whose amino-acid sequence MSFIFYDLETTGLAPQWDVPLQAALIHTDADLNIQAELSFRARLPAHIVPSPGALLVTGVTPAMLEQAPLSVGEILGLIARAFTGWAPATIVTYNGLRFDEEVLRHAFFTHLLPPYATQGPGLKRADLLVMLRSVRLLEPGAVTIPIGTNGKPSMKLGDVCCANGITLHEDDAHDALADTRATLALFRHLRKVAPSTIALMLENAQKSGPAALLAGEELILLGGMTAMAPVIGVAPSPRNAAAWAVADLSVDPASYLDSPVEEIAALLTAKGPRTIRTVRTNAQPILTGWEHGVHALPADRLDDAVYRRRARQVRDHEGFRKNLMLALADQYADAEPSHWPEATLYSGGFIADEQIRLSRRWHEIDWVQRPAFADKLFTDLRMRAFANRLTFLNAAEHLSPAAWAKGRDWLRHRLLTQDDVPWLTLPKALHETDVLRAQAEPGDGERLRQLAEIERWLVERQQELARASAA is encoded by the coding sequence ATGAGCTTCATCTTCTACGACCTCGAAACCACCGGCCTCGCCCCGCAATGGGACGTGCCGCTGCAGGCTGCCCTGATCCACACCGATGCCGATCTCAACATCCAGGCCGAGCTCTCGTTCCGGGCGCGGCTGCCGGCGCATATCGTGCCGTCGCCCGGCGCGCTTCTTGTCACCGGCGTGACACCGGCGATGCTGGAGCAAGCGCCGCTTTCGGTCGGTGAGATACTCGGCCTCATCGCCCGGGCCTTCACCGGATGGGCGCCCGCGACGATCGTGACCTACAACGGTCTGCGCTTCGACGAGGAGGTGCTGCGCCACGCCTTCTTCACCCACCTGCTGCCGCCTTACGCGACGCAAGGACCCGGCCTGAAGCGGGCTGACCTCCTGGTCATGTTGCGCTCGGTGCGGCTGCTCGAACCGGGAGCGGTGACGATCCCGATCGGCACCAACGGCAAGCCGTCGATGAAGCTCGGTGACGTCTGCTGCGCGAACGGCATCACGCTCCACGAGGACGATGCCCATGATGCGCTCGCCGACACCCGCGCCACGCTGGCCTTGTTCCGCCACCTCCGCAAGGTCGCGCCGAGCACCATCGCCCTCATGCTGGAGAATGCCCAAAAATCCGGCCCTGCGGCACTGCTGGCCGGCGAGGAGCTGATCCTGCTAGGTGGCATGACGGCGATGGCGCCAGTCATCGGCGTCGCGCCGAGCCCGCGCAACGCCGCAGCCTGGGCGGTGGCCGACCTCTCGGTCGACCCGGCAAGCTATCTCGACAGCCCGGTCGAGGAGATCGCGGCGCTGCTGACCGCGAAAGGACCGCGGACGATCCGGACGGTCCGGACCAATGCCCAGCCGATCCTCACCGGATGGGAGCATGGGGTACATGCCCTGCCGGCCGATCGCCTCGATGACGCAGTCTACCGCCGGCGCGCGCGGCAGGTTCGTGACCACGAGGGCTTTCGCAAGAACCTGATGCTGGCGCTCGCCGACCAGTATGCCGATGCCGAACCATCGCACTGGCCCGAGGCGACGCTGTATAGCGGTGGCTTCATCGCCGACGAGCAGATTCGCCTGTCCCGGCGTTGGCACGAGATCGACTGGGTGCAGCGCCCGGCCTTCGCCGACAAGCTCTTCACCGACTTGCGGATGCGGGCCTTCGCCAACAGGCTCACGTTCCTCAATGCCGCCGAGCACCTATCGCCGGCGGCCTGGGCGAAAGGCCGCGACTGGCTGCGCCATCGCCTCCTGACGCAGGACGATGTGCCTTGGTTGACCTTGCCGAAAGCGCTCCACGAGACCGACGTGCTTCGCGCTCAAGCCGAACCTGGCGACGGCGAGCGCCTGCGTCAGCTTGCTGAGATCGAGCGCTGGCTCGTTGAGCGCCAGCAGGAACTGGCGCGGGCATCCGCAGCCTAG